Part of the Scrofimicrobium sp. R131 genome is shown below.
GAGTAGCAGGAGACGGTCAGCACCGTGTCGGCCACGCTCTCGCCCTTGGTGGCCGAGCTGGAATCGGCTGACGAGAACCCCAGCACCGATCCACCCAGCGCCTGCATGGCCGCCTCAAAGCTGAGCCGGGTCCGGGTGGAGGGCTCAAAGAACAGGGTCGCCAGGCGCCGATGCGCGCAGGCGTCCTGGAAGTCGCCGGGCCGGGCCGCAATCTCCTCGGCCTGCAGCAACAACCCATCAATTTCGGTGGTGGTCAGGTCGGTGATGTCGATCAGATGTCTCATGCGAACCTGCCCTCCCAACCGGCCGGGTCGTCGCGGAACTGCAGGACTGACGGGCCCTGGTCAGCTGCCAGGTAGCCGCTTTCCACCGCCACTTCGACCAGCTCGTCCAGGTTGGACAAGGCCACGGCTTTCACCCCGGCCGCACCCATCCGCTCGTCAGCTTTGCTCATCCGGTAGGTGAACAGGGCAGCGATCCCCAGTACCTCGGCGCCCGCCTCGCGCAGGCTTTCCACCGCTTCCAGGCTGGAGCCGCCGGTGGAGATCAGGTCCTCCACCACCACCACGCGCGCGCCCGGCTCGAGCCGGCCCTCGATCTGGTTTCCGCGCCCGTGGGACTTGGCGCCGGATCGGACGTACCCCATCGGCAGGTGCAGCCGCTCGGCCGCCAGCGCCGCGTGGGCAATTCCGGCCGTGGCGGTCCCCATCAGCACCTGGGCGGTGGGGAACTCGATCTGGATCAATTCGGCCAGACGATTCTCAATTCTGGTTCGAACCTCGGGGGCCGACAGGATCAGCCGATTGTCGCAGTAGATCGGGCTCTTGATCCCAGAGGCCCAGGTGAAGGGCTCTTGCGGTCGCAGGAAGACCGCGTTGATCGACAGCAGATCAGCGGCTGTTTCACGTGGAACATTCACAGGGTGACTCCTTCAAAGTCAGCTCGTGCGCGCCGGTAAGCGGCGAGCGGGTCGTGGGCCCTCGTGATCGGGCGGCCCATGACGATAAAGTCGGCGCCATCGAGGCGCGCCTGGGCGGGGGTGGCAATCCGAACCTGGTCCCCCACCTCGTCGTCAGCAAAGCGGACCCCCGGGGTGACGGTGAGGAACTCGGGCCCGCACAGGGCCTTGACCACCCCGACCTCCCGCGGGGAGCAAACCACCCCGTCGAGGCCGGCCTCGGCCGCAGTCTGGGCGTAGGCAGCCACCACCTCTTC
Proteins encoded:
- the pyrE gene encoding orotate phosphoribosyltransferase; the protein is MNVPRETAADLLSINAVFLRPQEPFTWASGIKSPIYCDNRLILSAPEVRTRIENRLAELIQIEFPTAQVLMGTATAGIAHAALAAERLHLPMGYVRSGAKSHGRGNQIEGRLEPGARVVVVEDLISTGGSSLEAVESLREAGAEVLGIAALFTYRMSKADERMGAAGVKAVALSNLDELVEVAVESGYLAADQGPSVLQFRDDPAGWEGRFA